DNA from Amycolatopsis sp. DSM 110486:
CCGATACAAAGCTCTGCCTACCGTCAGCCCCATGCCCACCCTCCACACCGGCCACGGCATCGTCCTCACCTACGACGACCGAGGCACCGGCGACCCGGCGCTGCTCCTCGTTCACGGCCACCCCTTCAACCGCTCCATGTGGCAGCCCCAGACCGAGCACTTCGCCGAACGGGGCTTCCGCGTCGTCGTTCCCGACCTCCGCGGCTACGGCGAGAGCACCGGCCCCGCAGTGACCGGCCTCCGCGACTTCACCCGCGACCTCATCGCGCTGGCCGACCACCTCGGCCTCGCCACGTTCGTCCTCGGCGGCCTCTCCATGGGCGGCCAGATCGCCATGCAGACCGTCGCCGACCACCCCGAGCGCGTCCAGGCGCTCCTCCTGGCCGACACCTTCCCCACCGCCGAGACCCCCGAGGGTCGCCAGAACAGACGAGCCGCCGCCACCAGGATCGAGCGACAAGGGATGAGCGACTACGCCGACGAGCTCCTCCCGAAGATGGTCTCCCCGCAAACTCGCGCGAAGAACCCCGAGGTCACCCAGCACGTCCTCACGATGATGCGCACGACGCCACCCGCCGGCGCCGCCGCGGCGCTTCGGGCCCGTGCGCTGCGCCCCGACTACCGGGTGACCCTCGAACAGGTCGACGTCCCCACTCTGGTGACAGTCGGCAGCGAAGACGAGTTCACCCCCGTGTCCGACGCCCAGCTCATGCGCGGGCTCGTGGCCGGTTCCGCACTGGCGGTGCTGGAAGGCGCGGGCCACCTGCCTAACCTGGAGTCCGCGGCCGGGTTCAACGACGTGTTCGGCCGGTTCCTGAACGCACTCCGGCCCCGGCCGGACCACCAGGCGGAAGAACGGTGACCCACCCCATGAAGACCGTATTCGTGACCGGCGCGAGTGCCGGGTTCGGTGCCGCGATCACGCGCCGGTTCGTGGCCGAGGGCTCGCGGGTCGTCGCCACGGCCCGCAGTGCCGACCGGCTCGCCGCGCTGACCTCGGAGCTCGGCGAGTCCGTGCTGCCCGTGGTGCTCGACGTGCGCGACAGCGACGCGATCGTCGCGGCCGTCGGCGCGCTGCCCGGCGACTGGGGCCGGATCGACGTGCTCGTGAACAACGCCGGCCTGGCCAAGGGCCTCGAGCCGGCGCAGGAGGCCAAGCTCGAGGACTGGGACCAGATGATCGAGACCAACGTGACCGGTCTCGTGCACCTCACCCGCGCGGTGCTGCCCGGCATGGTCGAGCGTGGCAGCGGCCACGTGATCAACATCGGCTCCATCGCCGGCACCTACCCCTACCCCGGCGGCAACGTCTACGGCGCGACCAAGGCGTTCGTCCACCAGTTCAGCCTCAACCTGCGCAGCGACCTGCGCGGCACCGGTGTGCGCGTGACCAACATCGAGCCCGGCATGGTCGGCGGCACGGAGTTCTCCAACGTCCGCTTCGGCGACGACGACAAGGCGGCAGGCGTCTACGCCGGCACCACCCCGCTCACGGCCGACGACATCGCCGAGTCCGTGTTCTGGGCCTCCGCGCAGCCGCCGCACGTGAACGTGAACGTCATCGAGATCATGCCGGTGGTGCAGAGCTTCTCGGCCCTGACCATCCACCGCGAGAGCTGAGCCTCGAAAATCTAGGGCGCGAATCGCTCCAGCCCGAACAGGTCGAACAGCGCCTGCTGGGCCGGGTCGCGGTCGGTGAGGATGCGGCGGCTGCGCGGCCGCCCGC
Protein-coding regions in this window:
- a CDS encoding alpha/beta fold hydrolase, whose amino-acid sequence is MPTLHTGHGIVLTYDDRGTGDPALLLVHGHPFNRSMWQPQTEHFAERGFRVVVPDLRGYGESTGPAVTGLRDFTRDLIALADHLGLATFVLGGLSMGGQIAMQTVADHPERVQALLLADTFPTAETPEGRQNRRAAATRIERQGMSDYADELLPKMVSPQTRAKNPEVTQHVLTMMRTTPPAGAAAALRARALRPDYRVTLEQVDVPTLVTVGSEDEFTPVSDAQLMRGLVAGSALAVLEGAGHLPNLESAAGFNDVFGRFLNALRPRPDHQAEER
- a CDS encoding SDR family oxidoreductase; translated protein: MKTVFVTGASAGFGAAITRRFVAEGSRVVATARSADRLAALTSELGESVLPVVLDVRDSDAIVAAVGALPGDWGRIDVLVNNAGLAKGLEPAQEAKLEDWDQMIETNVTGLVHLTRAVLPGMVERGSGHVINIGSIAGTYPYPGGNVYGATKAFVHQFSLNLRSDLRGTGVRVTNIEPGMVGGTEFSNVRFGDDDKAAGVYAGTTPLTADDIAESVFWASAQPPHVNVNVIEIMPVVQSFSALTIHRES